The Candidatus Woesearchaeota archaeon DNA segment AATTAAGGACTTTATATTGAGTGGGACTGTTTCATCTGGAGAAAAACTTCCCTCTTCCAGAACACTTTCAAAACATCTTGGTGTTTCTAGAAATACCGTTTTGGAAGCCTATAACCAATTAATAGCGGAGGGATATCTGGAGGGAAAACATGGCTCTGGAACTCTAGTTGCAAAAGGGATCACGAAACATAACAGGCCAGCATATATAAGGCAATTAAAAGAAATTTCAGCCCCATTCAACACAAAAGAAGAAACTATTGATTTCCGGTCCGGAGTTCCTGATTTTTCATTATTCCCACAAAAAGAATGGGTCAATCTTTACAAAAAAATTTGTGGAAATTTGCCAAAAACTGTTTTCCGTTACTGTAATTTTGGTGGAGTATGGGAATTAAGAGAAAGTATTTCTCAATATTTATTTAGGACACGTGGCATTGAATGCCATCCCAAGAATATAATGATTATTTCAGGTGCAACACAAGGATTAGCTCTGTTATCAAGGTTGCTATTCAAAAAATACAAAAAAGCCCTTGTAGAAGAACCAGTTCATCCAAGTATTTTAAAAATAATTACCTCCGAGGGTATTTCTGTTGAAGGAATAGAGGCTGATGATAAGGGTATTAATACTTCCCTCTTAAAGACAAATTCAGATGCATCTTTTATTTACACCACTCCTTCTCATCAGTACCCTCTAGGAAGTGTTCTACCTATTCAAAGGAGACTATCATTGATTCAATTTGTGTCTGAAAAAGACTGTTATGTTATCGAAAGCGACTATGGCAATGGGAGTACTTTCCGCTTCGAGGGGGCACCAATCAGTTCGCTATATGAATTAAATCCAGAAAAAGTTATTTATTTAAGTTCATTCAGTAAAATTCTTTCCCCTGCTCTTCGGTTAGCATTTATGATCCTACCTGATACCCTCATAAAAGAATATGAATATTTAAAGATGAATGCTGATGTCCATTCTGAAGTTCTTTCACAATATGTTCTTGCTGAATACATTAACAGTGGACAACTTGAAAAACATACAGCAAAGATAAACAAGATTTATAATCAAAAAAGGAAGAATCTCATTTCCGAATTGCATAATCATTTACCAGGTGAATTTGAGATTAAAGGTCAAACAGCTGGACTCCATGTTCTTGCTTGCTTCCATAATATTATTTTTAATTCAGAGCTTATTAACCGTATCGCTTCAAGTGGTGTGACAGTTTATCCTGTAGAAAATTTCACGTTTCAAAACCATGGCCGTCACAGGAATGAAATTATAATGGGTTATGCGCATTTAAGCCCTCTAGAAATAACACTTGGCGTAAAAATTATGAGCCATATAATAAATGATTACTGTAACCCCAAATGAAATCCCAAAGGTCGATTCCAACTGTCTCCACCTGCACAATGAGAGGAGTCAAATACTATACAAGGGTTAGTCTTGTGAACTCTGGCAAGAAATAGATACGGCCTAAGTATGCCCGCCATATTTGAAAAAGAGAGCCTCTCCTTTAAGAGATGCTGGAACTATTTGATTCCCAGCAAAGAAATATGAAGAACTTATAATAAAAAGACTTCACACTGTCTTTTTTTCAACCAGAATACCCAGCCCTGCTTTTTCACCGATGGCGGCAAAACTATCCTGATTCCAAGAGGAGGTTTGCACATGTCAACACTGGAACGGGCCATAGAAATCGCGAGGAAAGCGCACGAAGGGCAGTCAGACAAGGGAGGCGCGCCCTATATCACCCATCCTCTCAGGGTCATGGAACGGGTGGGTCCGGAAGAGGCAAAAATGGCGGCCGTGCTTCACGACGTAGTGGAAGATACCACAGTGACCCTCGACGATCTTCGGGCGGAAGGCTTCCCGGAAAGGGTCGTGGAAGCAGTTGACGCACTGACAAGGCGACCTGAAGAACCCTATGAGCTTTTTATTTTTCGGGCGGCATCCAATGACCTTGCGAGAATCGTCAAGATGGCCGACCTTATTGAGAACTGCGACCTCTCCCGTATCCAGAACCCGGGGCCGAAGGATTTTGAGCGGCTGAAAAAGTACAGACAGGCAATTGAGAAAATACGGCAGTTATTTCCTGACCTTTCCCTTTAAAAAAACTGGTTCATGATCTGCCAGAAGGGTGCGAAGTGGCCGAGGAGCGAGTTTTCAGGTGGTGAGGCGGGGGAAAATATACATTCCTACCGGCCATTGTGCTGAACCGCCCATAAAAAATGCACCCCCGAAAATTTGGGGGTGCATCTCACAGGAAAGCCGAAAAACCTTCACCTCAAAACGATCCCGTGACGGTGCTGCCTCCCACGGTGAGTTCCTTTCCGTTCCTCAGAAGATGGAAGGTGTTCTCCCCTTCCACGAGAAGGGCGGAAAATCCCTCTACTGAGGGAACAGCCTTTCCGTTGCAAAAGAGAATAATGTCCCCGGGCAGCATCTTCATGGCTTCAGCGAGCCCTCCGGGCTTCACCTCCAGAATGGCGGCACCGGTCCGTCCTTTCAGCCTGGATTCCCGCCCACTCATAACGAGGCTGGAGGCGGAACACCCAGCGCGACATAGATTTGTTTCTGTTTCTCCAAAACTTCACCGACAAGCAGTCTTTGCCCCGGATGCTCAAAGCATTCGATCACATCAAGTTTATCCAGAAGTCCCTGCAGGGTGTAGTCCCTAAACAGGCCCGTATCCTGCATTCGCTTCTTTATGTACGACAGGTAAATCAGGGCGATAAACTCAACGAACAGTTTGCCTTCGAGGCTTTGTTCCGAAGAAACAAGAGTTCGCCTCATGTTGAGCCGCTCCTTGAGGTTGCCG contains these protein-coding regions:
- a CDS encoding PLP-dependent aminotransferase family protein → MIIKIDKKKCIPLSRQIYSAIKDFILSGTVSSGEKLPSSRTLSKHLGVSRNTVLEAYNQLIAEGYLEGKHGSGTLVAKGITKHNRPAYIRQLKEISAPFNTKEETIDFRSGVPDFSLFPQKEWVNLYKKICGNLPKTVFRYCNFGGVWELRESISQYLFRTRGIECHPKNIMIISGATQGLALLSRLLFKKYKKALVEEPVHPSILKIITSEGISVEGIEADDKGINTSLLKTNSDASFIYTTPSHQYPLGSVLPIQRRLSLIQFVSEKDCYVIESDYGNGSTFRFEGAPISSLYELNPEKVIYLSSFSKILSPALRLAFMILPDTLIKEYEYLKMNADVHSEVLSQYVLAEYINSGQLEKHTAKINKIYNQKRKNLISELHNHLPGEFEIKGQTAGLHVLACFHNIIFNSELINRIASSGVTVYPVENFTFQNHGRHRNEIIMGYAHLSPLEITLGVKIMSHIINDYCNPK
- a CDS encoding HD domain-containing protein gives rise to the protein MSTLERAIEIARKAHEGQSDKGGAPYITHPLRVMERVGPEEAKMAAVLHDVVEDTTVTLDDLRAEGFPERVVEAVDALTRRPEEPYELFIFRAASNDLARIVKMADLIENCDLSRIQNPGPKDFERLKKYRQAIEKIRQLFPDLSL
- a CDS encoding PDZ domain-containing protein translates to MSGRESRLKGRTGAAILEVKPGGLAEAMKMLPGDIILFCNGKAVPSVEGFSALLVEGENTFHLLRNGKELTVGGSTVTGSF
- a CDS encoding transposase; the protein is GNLKERLNMRRTLVSSEQSLEGKLFVEFIALIYLSYIKKRMQDTGLFRDYTLQGLLDKLDVIECFEHPGQRLLVGEVLEKQKQIYVALGVPPPASL